A region of Vitis riparia cultivar Riparia Gloire de Montpellier isolate 1030 chromosome 1, EGFV_Vit.rip_1.0, whole genome shotgun sequence DNA encodes the following proteins:
- the LOC117919464 gene encoding uncharacterized protein LOC117919464 — protein MRLYDGFTEILKIQKFRRLVSYTGFYCFTAVIAYAYTNNTTRAGYSRADQFYASFPSGTELLTDTTKLYKTALGNCFEVEEWGPIEYCIMAKHFERQGKTPYAYHAQYMAHLLSLGQLDGSG, from the exons ATGAGGCTCTATGATGGTTTCACAGAAATATTGAAGATTCAAAAATTCAGGAGGCTAGTGTCCTATACTGGATTTTATTGCTTCACTGCTGTCATAGCCTATGCCTATACCAACAATAC AACTAGAGCTGGTTACTCAAGAGCTGACCAATTCTATGCGTCCTTCCCATCTGGAACCGAGCTGTTGACTGACACCACTAAG TTATATAAAACTGCACTTGGCAATTGCTTTGAAGTGGAAGAATGGGGTCCGATTGAGTACTGCATCATGGCTAAACACTTTGAGCGCCAAGGAAAAACACCATATGCTTATCATGCA CAATACATGGCTCACCTTCTCTCTCTTGGACAACTTGATGGAAGTGGCTAG
- the LOC117925683 gene encoding serine carboxypeptidase-like 50 — protein sequence MESITSNLIKLLLLLLLYFLPCFHAKSPPTSTLPLPTKSGYLPVNPTTNSAMFYTFYEAQNPISHLTQTPLVIWLQGGPGCSSMIGNFLELGPWRLNRDKHLQLEPNLGAWNRIFGLLFLDNPIGTGFSIASSPKEIPTDQYSVAKHLFFAIRSFIELDPLFKSRSIYITGESYAGKYVPAIGYYILKKNAQLSESQGVNLRGVAIGNGLTDPVRQVATHAASAYFSGLINGKQKTQLEKAQLEAVKLIKEGNWSEATNARNRVLNMLQDMTGLATLYDLTRKVPYEFELVGEFLSSEGVKKALGANVSIAWEDCSDVVGEALHEDVMKSVKFMVELLVKKSKVLLYQGQFDLRDGVVSTEAWLKTMKWEGIDKFQAAERKVWKVKGELAGYVQKWGNLSHVVVSGAGHLVPADQSVNSQIMIEDWVLERGLFANEQEANPSSFSTGNGFYV from the coding sequence ATGGAGTCAATAACGTCCAACTTGATCaagctcctcctcctcctcctcctctatTTCCTTCCCTGCTTTCATGCCAAATCACCACCCACTTCAACGCTTCCTCTTCCCACAAAATCTGGCTACCTCCCTGTCAATCCCACCACCAATTCAGCCATGTTCTACACCTTCTATGAAGCACAGAACCCCATATCACATCTCACCCAAACCCCACTTGTGATTTGGCTCCAAGGTGGCCCTGGCTGCTCCTCCATGATCGGTAACTTCCTTGAGCTTGGCCCTTGGCGCCTGAATCGTGACAAACACCTTCAACTTGAACCCAATTTGGGTGCATGGAACCGCATATTTGGCCTACTTTTTCTTGACAATCCGATAGGAACGGGATTCAGTATTGCTTCATCACCTAAAGAAATTCCAACAGATCAATATTCTGTTGCCAAGCATCTGTTCTTTGCCATAAGGTCATTTATTGAATTAGACCCATTATTTAAATCTCGCTCAATTTATATTACAGGAGAGAGCTATGCAGGAAAGTATGTTCCTGCAATTGGGTATtacattttaaagaaaaatgcacAGTTGTCAGAGTCTCAAGGCGTAAATTTAAGGGGTGTGGCTATAGGGAATGGGTTGACAGACCCAGTGAGACAAGTGGCTACTCATGCTGCGAGTGCTTATTTTTCAGGATTGATCAATGGGAAACAGAAAACCCAGCTGGAAAAAGCTCAGTTGGAGGCCGTAAAGTTGATTAAGGAGGGTAATTGGAGTGAGGCAACAAATGCAAGAAACAGGGTCTTGAATATGTTGCAAGATATGACAGGCCTAGCCACACTATATGATCTTACAAGGAAAGTTCCTTATGAATTCGAATTGGTTGGTGAGTTTTTGAGTAGCGAAGGGGTGAAGAAGGCTTTGGGAGCAAATGTGTCAATAGCTTGGGAGGACTGCAGTGATGTGGTGGGAGAAGCATTGCATGAAGATGTGATGAAGAGCGTGAAATTCATGGTAGAATTGCTGGTGAAGAAGAGCAAGGTGTTGTTATACCAGGGGCAGTTCGATTTGAGAGATGGTGTGGTATCGACTGAGGCTTGGTTGAAGACAATGAAGTGGGAAGGGATTGATAAGTTTCAAGCAGCTGAGAGAAAGGTTTGGAAAGTGAAGGGAGAGCTTGCAGGGTATGTGCAAAAATGGGGAAACTTGAGCCATGTTGTGGTTTCAGGGGCTGGGCACCTTGTGCCTGCTGACCAGTCGGTGAATTCTCAGATAATGATTGAAGACTGGGTTTTGGAGAGGGGATTGTTTGCCAATGAGCAAGAGGCTAATCCATCTAGTTTTTCAACTGGTAATGGTTTTTATGTATAA
- the LOC117919454 gene encoding serine carboxypeptidase-like 50 — protein MESTTSNLIKLLLLLLYFLPCFHTKSPPASTLPLPTKSGYLPVNPTTNSAMFYTFYEAQNPISPLTQTPLVIWLQGGPGCSSMIGNFFELGPWRLNRDKHLQLEPNLGAWNRIFGLLFLDNPVGTGFSVASSPKEIPTDQYSVAKHLFFAIRSFIELDPLFKSRSIYITGESYAGKYVPAIGFHILKKNSRLPESQRVNLRGVAIGNGLTDPVRQVATHAASAYFSGLINGKQKTQLEKAQLEAVKLIKEGNWSEATNARNRVLNMLQDMTGLATLYDLTRKVPYELELVGEFLSSEGVKKALGANVSIAWEDCSDVVGEALHEDVMKSVKFMVELLVKKSKVLLYQGQFDLRDGVVSTEAWMKSMKWEGIDKFQAAERKVWEVKGELAGYVQKWGSLSHVVVSGAGHLVPADQPVNSQIMIEDWVLERGLFGNEQERN, from the coding sequence ATGGAGTCAACGACGTCCAACTTGATCaagctcctcctcctcctcctctatTTCCTTCCCTGCTTTCATACCAAATCACCACCCGCTTCAACACTTCCTCTTCCCACAAAATCTGGCTACCTCCCTGTCAATCCCACCACCAATTCAGCCATGTTCTACACTTTCTATGAAGCACAGAACCCCATATCACCTCTCACCCAAACCCCACTTGTGATTTGGCTCCAAGGTGGCCCTGGCTGCTCCTCCATGATCGGTAACTTCTTTGAGCTTGGCCCTTGGCGCCTGAATCGTGACAAACACCTTCAACTTGAACCCAATTTGGGTGCATGGAACCGCATATTTGGCCTACTTTTTCTTGATAATCCAGTAGGAACGGGATTCAGTGTTGCTTCTTCACCTAAAGAAATCCCAACAGATCAATATTCTGTTGCCAAGCATCTATTCTTTGCCATAAGGTCATTTATTGAATTAGACCCATTATTCAAATCTCGCTCAATTTATATTACAGGGGAGAGCTATGCAGGAAAGTATGTTCCAGCAATTGGGTTCCACATTTTGAAGAAAAACTCACGGTTACCAGAGTCTCAGCGTGTGAATTTAAGGGGTGTTGCTATAGGGAATGGGCTGACAGACCCAGTGAGACAAGTGGCTACTCATGCTGCGAGTGCTTATTTTTCAGGATTGATCAATGGGAAACAGAAAACCCAGCTGGAAAAAGCTCAGTTGGAGGCCGTTAAGTTGATTAAGGAGGGTAATTGGAGTGAGGCAACAAATGCAAGAAATAGGGTCTTGAATATGTTGCAAGATATGACAGGCCTAGCCACACTATATGATCTTACAAGGAAAGTTCCTTATGAATTGGAATTGGTTGGTGAGTTTTTGAGCAGCGAAGGGGTGAAGAAGGCTTTGGGAGCAAATGTGTCAATAGCTTGGGAGGACTGCAGTGATGTGGTGGGAGAAGCATTGCATGAAGATGTGATGAAGAGCGTGAAATTCATGGTAGAATTGCTGGTGAAGAAGAGCAAGGTGTTGTTGTACCAGGGGCAGTTCGATTTGAGAGATGGAGTGGTATCAACCGAAGCTTGGATGAAGAGCATGAAGTGGGAGGGGATTGATAAATTTCAAGCGGCTGAGAGGAAGGTTTGGGAAGTGAAGGGAGAGCTTGCAGGGTATGTGCAGAAATGGGGGAGCTTGAGCCATGTTGTGGTTTCAGGGGCTGGACACCTTGTGCCTGCTGACCAGCCAGTGAATTCTCAGATCATGATAGAAGATTGGGTTTTGGAGAGGGGATTGTTTGGCAATGAGCAAGAGAGAAATTAA